CCGCAGCATCGCGCCCCAGTGCTCGCGCACGGCGGTGCGGAACGGCGTCTGCTTGACCTTGCTGCGCTCGGCCAGCTCGGCCATTTCCTTGAACTGCGGGGTTTCCTCCACGTGACGGCGGATGTAGATGCCGACCAGCGCCATCGGGATCGACAGCAGGAACGGGATGCGCCAGCCCCAGTCATTGAACGCCTGCGCCGGCATCACGGAGATCACCAGGTAGGACACCAGGGTGGCGAGCAGCGGACCGACCGAAGTGGACGCCACGGACAGTCCGGCGAGATAGTTGCGCCGGTTGCCGCGCTCGTGCTCGAAGATGAAGTTGGCGGCCGTGGTGTACTCCACGCTCGCGCCGATGCCCTGCAGGACCCGGCAGAACAACAGGATCATCGGCGCCGCGATCCCGATCGCCGCGTAGGTCGGCAGCAGCCCGATCCCGGCGGTGCCGACGCTCATCACCGCGATCGTCAGCAGCAGCACGAACCGGCGGCCCTTGAGGTCGGCCAGCGGTCCCAGCACGATCGCCGCCAGCGGCCGCAGCGCGTAGGACAGCACCACGCCCGCGTAGGTCGACAGCAGCGCGGCGGTCGCGTTGCCCTCCGGGAAGAACTGCCGGGAGATGATCACGGCCAGGGTGCCGTAGAGGCCGAAGTCGTAGTACTCGACGACGTTGCCGAGCATCGCGGACATGATCACCTTGCGCCGCGAGCGCAGGTCCGTCGAGGCGGGCGCGGACGCCCGCGTGTCGTGGTCGGTCAACGGATCTCCTTGCGGTTTCAGGGCCGGAAGCGGTCCGGCCGGAAGGGCTCCAGCATCGGGTGGGGCTCGCCGGTGCGGATCTCGCCTGCCAGCAGCTCGCCGGCGATCAGGCCGAGCGTCGCGCCGGAGTGGGTGAAGGCGACGTGGCACCGCGGCACGGCGGACAGCTCGCCGAACACCGGCTCGCCGTCGCCGGGGATGGGCTTGCGGCCGAGCTTCCAGGACGCGGCGGTCAGCGTGACCCCGCCGTCCAGCAGCGCGGAGGCCTCGGCGGCGAGCTCCTTGACCACCGACTCGTCGATCGAGCACGTGCCGTCGGCCGCCTCGGTGATCCGGTCCTCGTACCAGTGGTGGTCCAGCGCGAACGTGCCGCCCGGGTTGGGCCGCAGCGCGACGCGCGGGGTGTTCAGCACGGCCTTGACGGCGGCCTCGGCGGGTTCGGTGAGCACGAGCATCGACAGCGGGGACGCGTCCGGGATGGTCACGCCCAGCTCCGCGACGACGTCCGGGGTGGCGGCGCCGCAGGCCACCACGACGGCGTCGCCCTCGAACCGCTGTCCGCCCGCGGTGGTCACCCCGGTGGCCACTCCCCCGGCGGTCGTGACGCTCGCGCGCCCGGCCCCGGTGACGATCTCACCGCCGAGCGCGGTGAACTCCGCGGCCAGGTGCTCGATCAGGTGCGGCAGCGAAACCCAGCCCTCGCCCGGGTTGTGCACGGCCACCTCGGGGAACGCGGCCGGGTCGAGCCCCGGGTGGTCCGAGACCAGCTTCGAGTCGTAGCCGTGCGCGACCTCGGCGCGGTGCCGGTCCCGCATCGCGTCCTCGTCGAGGCTCCAGTGCAGGCCGCCGTCGAAGCGGAGCCACTCGCGCCCGGGGTCCTGCGCGAACAGCGTGCGGTAGCGGTCGATACCTGCCATCCGCAGCGCGTGGTAGGCCGCCGAGCGGGTCCCGGCGGAGTTGAGCCAGGACAGCGACCGGCCGGAGGCGCC
The window above is part of the Amycolatopsis thermoflava N1165 genome. Proteins encoded here:
- a CDS encoding NAD(P)/FAD-dependent oxidoreductase, with the translated sequence MTAGKHVVVVGGGVLGVSTATHLQRDGVAVTLVTEGELADGASGRSLSWLNSAGTRSAAYHALRMAGIDRYRTLFAQDPGREWLRFDGGLHWSLDEDAMRDRHRAEVAHGYDSKLVSDHPGLDPAAFPEVAVHNPGEGWVSLPHLIEHLAAEFTALGGEIVTGAGRASVTTAGGVATGVTTAGGQRFEGDAVVVACGAATPDVVAELGVTIPDASPLSMLVLTEPAEAAVKAVLNTPRVALRPNPGGTFALDHHWYEDRITEAADGTCSIDESVVKELAAEASALLDGGVTLTAASWKLGRKPIPGDGEPVFGELSAVPRCHVAFTHSGATLGLIAGELLAGEIRTGEPHPMLEPFRPDRFRP
- a CDS encoding MFS transporter; this translates as MTDHDTRASAPASTDLRSRRKVIMSAMLGNVVEYYDFGLYGTLAVIISRQFFPEGNATAALLSTYAGVVLSYALRPLAAIVLGPLADLKGRRFVLLLTIAVMSVGTAGIGLLPTYAAIGIAAPMILLFCRVLQGIGASVEYTTAANFIFEHERGNRRNYLAGLSVASTSVGPLLATLVSYLVISVMPAQAFNDWGWRIPFLLSIPMALVGIYIRRHVEETPQFKEMAELAERSKVKQTPFRTAVREHWGAMLRAIGLGAGQRVGSFVIQAYFVTAMVKAGFAENNALLASLLTYAIGPIPAIWGGKLADKHGARIPLVVGYGLFVVLTVPTFLAIGSGSLWLAVVAVVAFTFINNFVGAPLTTAYVMSFPAEVRASASALNYNIGTTALGSTAGLIAVWLFDVTGTNAAFGWYMTAICAVSILVALFAMPAAVDEQRRKSLAEA